The Amycolatopsis viridis genome window below encodes:
- the rpsD gene encoding 30S ribosomal protein S4, whose translation MARYTGPATRISRRLKVDLVGGDQAFERRPYPPGQHGRGRVKESEYLLQLQEKQKARYTYGVLERQFSRYYKEAARRPGKTGENLLQILESRLDNVVYRAGLARTRRQARQLVAHGHFTVNGVKVTIPSYQVEKFDIIDVRPKSLQMLPFVAAKESFGDRPIPGWLQVVPSNLRILVHQLPERAQIDVPVQEQLIVEYYSK comes from the coding sequence ATGGCTCGCTACACCGGCCCCGCGACTCGCATCTCGCGGCGCCTCAAGGTTGACCTCGTCGGCGGCGACCAGGCTTTCGAGCGCCGCCCGTACCCGCCCGGCCAGCACGGCCGCGGCCGGGTCAAGGAGTCCGAGTACCTGCTCCAGCTGCAGGAGAAGCAGAAGGCTCGCTACACCTACGGTGTCCTGGAGCGGCAGTTCAGCCGCTACTACAAGGAGGCCGCACGGCGCCCCGGCAAGACCGGTGAGAACCTGCTGCAGATCCTCGAGTCGCGCCTGGACAACGTCGTGTACAGGGCCGGCCTGGCCCGGACCCGCCGTCAGGCGCGTCAGCTGGTGGCGCACGGTCACTTCACCGTCAACGGCGTGAAGGTGACCATCCCCAGCTACCAGGTCGAGAAGTTCGACATCATCGACGTGCGGCCGAAGTCGCTCCAGATGCTGCCCTTCGTGGCCGCGAAGGAGTCCTTCGGCGACCGGCCGATCCCCGGCTGGCTGCAGGTCGTGCCGTCGAACCTGCGCATCCTGGTGCACCAGCTCCCCGAGCGGGCGCAGATCGACGTTCCGGTCCAGGAACAGCTGATCGTCGAGTACTACTCGAAGTGA
- the rpsK gene encoding 30S ribosomal protein S11: MPPKARAGAKKVRRKEKKNVAHGHAHIKSTFNNTIVSITDPNGAVISWASSGHVGFKGSRKSTPFAAQMAAENAARKAAEHGMKKVDVFVKGPGSGRETAIRSLQAAGLEVGTIQDVTPQPHNGCRPPKRRRV, translated from the coding sequence ATGCCACCCAAGGCTCGCGCCGGGGCCAAGAAGGTCCGGCGGAAGGAAAAGAAGAACGTGGCCCACGGCCACGCGCACATCAAGAGCACCTTCAACAACACCATCGTGTCGATCACCGACCCGAACGGTGCGGTGATCTCGTGGGCCTCGTCCGGCCACGTCGGCTTCAAGGGCTCCCGCAAGTCCACCCCGTTCGCCGCCCAGATGGCCGCCGAGAACGCGGCCCGCAAGGCGGCCGAGCACGGGATGAAGAAGGTCGACGTGTTCGTCAAGGGCCCGGGTTCCGGCCGGGAGACGGCGATCCGTTCGCTGCAGGCCGCCGGTCTCGAGGTCGGCACCATCCAGGACGTGACCCCGCAGCCTCACAACGGCTGCCGCCCGCCCAAGCGGCGCCGGGTCTGA
- the rpsM gene encoding 30S ribosomal protein S13 — MARLAGVDLPREKRLEIALTYIYGIGRTRSKELIAATSLNPDTRVRDLTDDDLVKLRDHIEENFKVEGDLRREVQADIRRKIEIGCYEGLRWRRGLPVRGQRTKTNARTRKGPKKTVAGKKKAGKK, encoded by the coding sequence ATGGCACGACTCGCCGGCGTCGACCTCCCCCGCGAGAAGCGGTTGGAGATCGCGCTGACCTACATCTACGGCATCGGTCGTACCCGCTCGAAGGAGCTCATCGCGGCGACGTCGCTGAACCCGGACACCCGGGTCCGCGACCTCACCGACGACGACCTCGTCAAGCTGCGGGACCACATCGAAGAGAACTTCAAGGTCGAGGGTGACCTCCGCCGCGAGGTGCAGGCCGACATCCGTCGCAAGATCGAGATCGGCTGCTACGAGGGCCTGCGGTGGCGCCGCGGTCTGCCCGTCCGCGGTCAGCGGACCAAGACCAACGCCCGCACCCGCAAGGGTCCGAAGAAGACGGTCGCCGGCAAGAAGAAGGCTGGCAAGAAGTGA
- the rpmJ gene encoding 50S ribosomal protein L36, with protein sequence MKVQPSVKKICDKCKVIRRHGRIMVICENLRHKQRQG encoded by the coding sequence GTGAAGGTCCAGCCGAGCGTCAAGAAGATCTGCGACAAGTGCAAGGTGATCCGCCGCCACGGCCGGATCATGGTGATCTGCGAGAACCTGCGGCACAAGCAGCGGCAGGGCTGA
- the infA gene encoding translation initiation factor IF-1, which yields MAKKDGAIEVEGRVIEPLPNAMFRVELENGHKVLAHISGKMRQHYIRILPEDRVVVELSPYDLSRGRIVYRYK from the coding sequence ATGGCTAAGAAAGACGGGGCCATCGAGGTCGAGGGTCGGGTCATCGAGCCACTCCCCAACGCGATGTTCCGAGTCGAGTTGGAGAACGGTCACAAGGTCCTGGCGCACATCAGCGGCAAGATGCGGCAGCACTACATCCGCATCCTCCCGGAGGACCGGGTTGTCGTCGAGTTGTCGCCGTACGACCTGTCTCGCGGGCGCATTGTCTACCGCTACAAGTGA
- the map gene encoding type I methionyl aminopeptidase, which produces MNLVPSVLRRHRGIEIKTPGELDAMRAAGIVVARTLAAVAEAAKPGVSTADLDEIAEQTIRAAGAVPSFKGYHGFPASICASVNEQIVHGIPASSTVLADGDLLSVDCGAILDGWHGDSAVTLAIGTIAPADQALSAATRAAMLAGIEAAVPGARLTDISHAVQTSAETSAAADGIDYGQIVEYGGHGIGTEMHMEPFLPNVGKPGKGPRLKPGMALAIEPMLTGGSAETVELEDGWTVVTADGSRAAHWEHTVAVTEDGPRVLTLPEDA; this is translated from the coding sequence GTGAACCTGGTGCCTTCCGTGCTCCGCCGCCATCGCGGCATCGAGATCAAGACGCCGGGCGAACTCGACGCGATGCGGGCCGCCGGGATCGTCGTGGCCCGCACCCTCGCGGCGGTCGCCGAGGCCGCCAAGCCCGGTGTCAGCACGGCCGACCTCGACGAGATCGCCGAGCAGACCATCCGGGCGGCCGGGGCGGTGCCCTCGTTCAAGGGCTACCACGGGTTCCCGGCCTCCATCTGCGCCTCGGTGAACGAGCAGATCGTGCACGGCATCCCCGCCTCGTCGACGGTGCTCGCCGACGGCGACCTGCTGTCGGTCGACTGCGGCGCCATCCTCGACGGCTGGCACGGCGACTCCGCCGTGACCCTGGCCATCGGCACGATCGCACCGGCCGACCAGGCCCTCTCCGCGGCCACCCGCGCGGCGATGCTCGCCGGCATCGAGGCCGCGGTGCCCGGTGCACGGCTCACCGACATCTCGCACGCGGTGCAGACCTCGGCGGAGACGTCGGCCGCGGCCGACGGCATCGACTACGGCCAGATCGTCGAGTACGGCGGGCACGGCATCGGCACCGAGATGCACATGGAGCCGTTCCTGCCGAACGTCGGCAAGCCCGGCAAGGGGCCGCGGCTCAAGCCCGGCATGGCCCTGGCGATCGAGCCGATGCTGACCGGCGGCAGCGCCGAGACGGTCGAGCTCGAGGACGGCTGGACCGTCGTGACCGCGGACGGCTCACGTGCCGCCCACTGGGAGCACACGGTCGCGGTCACCGAGGACGGTCCGCGCGTCCTCACCCTCCCCGAAGACGCCTGA